The Pyrococcus kukulkanii genome contains a region encoding:
- the lrpA gene encoding HTH-type transcriptional regulator LrpA produces MIDERDKIILDILVKDARTPFTEIAKRLGISETAVRKRVKALEEKGIIEGYTIRLNPKKLGYSLVTITGVDTRPEKLFEVAEKLKEFDFVRELYLSSGDHMIMAIIWARDGEDLADIISNKIGKIDGVTKVCPAIILERLK; encoded by the coding sequence ATGATAGATGAGAGAGATAAGATTATACTTGATATACTGGTGAAGGATGCAAGGACACCATTTACGGAGATAGCCAAAAGACTGGGCATCAGTGAGACAGCCGTGAGGAAGAGGGTTAAAGCACTGGAAGAGAAGGGGATCATAGAGGGATATACAATAAGGCTTAACCCAAAGAAACTTGGGTACTCCCTAGTGACGATCACTGGGGTTGATACTAGGCCTGAGAAGCTTTTTGAAGTTGCAGAAAAGCTAAAGGAATTTGACTTTGTTAGAGAACTTTATCTATCTAGTGGTGATCACATGATAATGGCAATTATATGGGCAAGAGACGGAGAGGATCTTGCAGATATAATCTCGAACAAGATAGGGAAGATTGATGGAGTAACAAAAGTTTGTCCAGCAATAATCCTGGAGAGGCTGAAGTAG
- a CDS encoding deoxycytidylate deaminase — protein MTIEIFLDKKKAEKIKKIRPTKDEYFMLIAKLVSLRATCPRLRVGAVAVKDGYILATGYNGAPRNMDHCVDVGCILVDGHCHRAVHAEQNVIAMAARKGISLEGATLYVTHFPCDTCFKLLINAGIKEIVYEEMYPNKVTEMLLKEAQEKGIIKIRQFKLSKERVRQFLEELFPEFCGGCKEKNDC, from the coding sequence ATGACAATAGAAATATTCTTGGACAAGAAAAAGGCGGAAAAAATTAAGAAAATTCGACCAACAAAAGACGAATACTTTATGCTTATAGCAAAGCTTGTTTCCCTGAGGGCTACCTGCCCAAGATTAAGGGTGGGAGCTGTAGCGGTAAAAGATGGATACATCCTCGCAACTGGATACAATGGGGCTCCAAGGAATATGGATCATTGCGTAGATGTAGGATGTATTTTAGTTGATGGTCACTGTCACAGGGCAGTTCATGCTGAACAAAACGTAATAGCAATGGCCGCAAGAAAGGGGATAAGCCTTGAGGGGGCAACATTATACGTAACTCATTTTCCTTGCGACACCTGCTTTAAGCTCCTTATAAACGCGGGAATAAAGGAGATAGTATATGAAGAGATGTATCCAAATAAAGTCACAGAAATGCTCCTAAAGGAGGCCCAAGAGAAGGGAATCATAAAGATCAGACAGTTTAAACTGTCAAAAGAAAGGGTAAGACAGTTCCTAGAAGAGCTCTTCCCAGAATTTTGTGGAGGTTGCAAAGAAAAAAATGACTGTTAG
- a CDS encoding gamma carbonic anhydrase family protein, which produces MVVYELNGKKPKIHPTAFVDENAVVIGDVVLEEKTSVWPSAVLRGDIEQIYIGKYSNVQDNVSIHTSHGLPTEIGEYVTIGHNAVVHGAKVGNYVIIGMGAVILDGAKIGDHVIIGAGALVPPNKEIPDYSLVIGIPGKVVRQLTEEEIEWTKKNAEIYMELAEKHMRGRKRT; this is translated from the coding sequence ATGGTGGTATACGAGCTTAACGGAAAGAAGCCTAAAATTCATCCTACAGCCTTCGTCGATGAAAATGCCGTTGTAATAGGTGATGTCGTCCTTGAAGAGAAGACAAGTGTTTGGCCATCAGCCGTTCTGAGAGGGGATATAGAGCAGATATACATTGGGAAGTACTCAAACGTTCAGGACAACGTTAGTATTCACACTTCTCACGGTTTACCAACTGAAATCGGTGAATACGTTACAATAGGTCATAATGCTGTTGTTCATGGTGCCAAGGTTGGTAACTATGTTATAATAGGGATGGGGGCAGTAATTCTAGATGGAGCAAAGATCGGAGATCATGTGATAATTGGTGCTGGGGCACTTGTACCTCCAAATAAAGAGATTCCAGACTACAGCCTTGTTATAGGAATCCCTGGGAAAGTAGTTAGGCAGTTGACCGAAGAAGAGATTGAGTGGACAAAGAAGAATGCGGAAATTTATATGGAGCTTGCCGAGAAACATATGAGGGGGAGAAAAAGGACATGA
- the uppS gene encoding polyprenyl diphosphate synthase, with protein MIYRILSHVPHILFKPAYDLYEKYLLEKVKSGNLPKHVAIIMDGNRRWARKHEKPPWYGHFFGSKKLEEIVEWCHELGIRILTVYAFSTENFKRSKEEVNKLMQLFEEKFRELVRDKRVHEYGIRVNVIGRKELLPKNVREAAEEAERVTRKYNNYVLNIALAYGGRSEIVDAVKEIVKDVMDGKLDIQDIDEELLKKYLYVPNIPDPDIVIRTGGEVRISNFLLYQIAYSELFFVDVYFPEFRKIDFLRIIREYQKRERRFGR; from the coding sequence ATGATTTACAGAATATTATCCCATGTTCCTCACATACTTTTTAAACCGGCGTATGATCTTTATGAAAAGTATCTGCTTGAAAAAGTTAAAAGTGGAAATTTGCCAAAGCACGTAGCTATTATTATGGACGGAAATAGAAGATGGGCAAGGAAACATGAGAAGCCACCTTGGTACGGGCATTTTTTCGGCTCTAAAAAGCTTGAGGAAATAGTAGAATGGTGCCACGAGCTTGGCATAAGAATTCTGACAGTCTATGCTTTCTCAACTGAAAACTTTAAGCGGTCAAAAGAAGAAGTTAATAAGCTAATGCAACTCTTTGAGGAAAAGTTCAGGGAGCTTGTTAGGGATAAGAGAGTTCATGAATATGGGATAAGGGTTAATGTTATTGGTAGGAAGGAGCTCTTGCCAAAGAACGTTAGAGAGGCTGCTGAGGAAGCAGAGAGAGTGACAAGAAAATACAATAATTACGTTCTTAATATAGCCCTCGCCTATGGAGGGAGAAGTGAAATCGTTGATGCTGTTAAGGAGATTGTAAAAGATGTAATGGATGGAAAGTTGGATATCCAAGATATAGACGAAGAGTTGCTCAAAAAATACCTTTATGTTCCTAATATACCAGATCCGGATATAGTGATAAGAACTGGAGGCGAAGTCAGAATAAGCAATTTCCTTTTGTATCAAATAGCTTATAGTGAGCTATTTTTTGTTGACGTGTACTTCCCTGAGTTCAGGAAGATAGACTTCTTAAGAATAATCCGAGAATATCAAAAAAGGGAAAGGAGATTTGGTCGCTAA
- the gdhA gene encoding glutamate dehydrogenase, with the protein MVEQDPYEIVIKQLERAAQYMEISEEALEFLKRPQRIVEVSIPVEMDDGTVKVFTGFRVQHNWARGPTKGGIRWHPEETLSTVKALAAWMTWKTAVMDLPYGGGKGGIIVDPKKLSDREKERLARGYIRAIYDVISPYEDIPAPDVYTNPQIMAWMMDEYETISRRKTPAFGIITGKPLSIGGSLGRIEATARGASYTIREAAKVLGWDDLKGKTIAIQGYGNAGYYLAKIMSEDFGMKVVAVSDSKGGIYNPDGLNADEVLKWKKEHGSVKDFPGATNITNEELLELEVDVLAPAAIEEVITKKNADNIKAKIVAEVANGPVTPEADEILFEKGILQIPDFLCNAGGVTVSYFEWVQNITGYYWTIEEVREKLDKKMTKAFYDVYNTAKEKNIHMRDAAYVVAVQRVYQAMLDRGWVKH; encoded by the coding sequence ATGGTTGAGCAAGACCCTTATGAGATTGTTATTAAGCAACTTGAGAGGGCTGCTCAGTATATGGAGATAAGTGAGGAGGCCCTTGAGTTCTTGAAGAGGCCCCAGAGGATTGTTGAGGTCTCAATTCCAGTAGAGATGGATGATGGTACTGTCAAAGTATTCACAGGATTTAGAGTCCAGCACAACTGGGCTAGAGGTCCAACCAAGGGCGGAATCAGGTGGCACCCAGAGGAGACCCTCAGTACAGTTAAGGCTCTCGCTGCTTGGATGACTTGGAAGACTGCTGTTATGGACCTCCCATACGGTGGAGGTAAGGGTGGAATTATAGTTGATCCCAAGAAGCTTTCAGACAGGGAGAAGGAGAGACTCGCTAGAGGATACATAAGGGCAATTTACGATGTTATAAGCCCATACGAGGACATTCCAGCTCCTGACGTTTACACCAACCCACAGATCATGGCATGGATGATGGACGAGTACGAGACCATAAGCAGGAGGAAGACTCCCGCATTCGGTATCATAACAGGAAAGCCACTCAGCATTGGAGGTTCACTTGGTAGAATTGAGGCTACAGCAAGAGGTGCCTCATATACCATAAGAGAGGCTGCAAAGGTTCTCGGTTGGGATGACCTTAAGGGCAAGACCATCGCAATCCAGGGTTACGGTAACGCCGGTTACTACTTGGCCAAGATAATGAGCGAAGACTTTGGAATGAAGGTTGTCGCTGTTAGCGACAGCAAGGGTGGAATCTATAATCCAGATGGCCTCAACGCTGACGAAGTTCTCAAGTGGAAGAAGGAGCACGGTAGTGTTAAGGACTTCCCAGGAGCGACCAACATAACCAACGAGGAGCTCCTCGAGCTTGAGGTTGACGTCCTTGCACCAGCTGCAATTGAGGAGGTCATTACCAAGAAGAACGCCGACAACATAAAGGCCAAGATCGTCGCTGAGGTTGCAAACGGTCCAGTTACACCAGAGGCTGACGAAATACTCTTCGAAAAGGGAATCCTTCAGATCCCAGACTTCCTCTGTAACGCAGGTGGAGTTACAGTCAGTTACTTCGAGTGGGTTCAGAACATAACTGGCTACTACTGGACAATAGAGGAAGTCAGGGAGAAGCTTGACAAGAAGATGACCAAGGCATTCTACGATGTCTACAACACTGCAAAAGAGAAGAACATCCACATGAGAGACGCAGCCTACGTCGTTGCAGTCCAGAGAGTCTACCAAGCAATGCTTGACCGTGGTTGGGTTAAGCACTGA